The genomic stretch ttttattaaacgccgtgaggagttaaaaactcaattttctcgccgctataactatcagcgcgctaaatacgaggatcctaagcttttacataagtggtttgagcgcgtacaaatcactataatgcagtatagcattcaaccggacgatatctacaactttgatgaaactggctttgcaatgggcttgatatctactactaaagtagttactcgagctgagttagctgatagaccttttcttctacagccagggaaccgggaatgggtcacttctattaagtatattagctctagggggcctcttccaccttgccttatcttcaaaggcaaagtccatattgagggctggtacgagatgggtctaccatcagactggcgtatagaaacgagtgcaaatggctggactaccgatgagataggtctacgttggctgcagcagctatttataccttttactgctggccgtacggttggtcgatatcggcttttaatactcgatggtcacggtagtcatttaacacctcagttcgacgatatatgcagtcaaaacaatattataccactctgtatacctgcgcactcatctcacctacttcagccgcttgatataggctgctttggccccctaaaacgcgcgtacggacagctggttgagaataagatgagattagacttcaaccacatcaataaacttgactttcttgaagcctttcctcaggcgagagctcagatatatactactagtaatatctgcagcggtttctcagctactggtcttattcctttcaatcctaagcgtgtattatctcagctaaatattcagctagaagcaacacctccaggtagtagacctagtagtaggtctactaattcagtgcctaaaacgcctcataatctaaagcaactacaaaaacaggaaactacactgaagaagctgcttagagctcgtacaaagagccctgattcgcctactaagattgtgataaagcagcttttcaaaggctatgaacgagctttaaataaagctactattacaaagcaggaagccagagaactacgcgccgcgcatgaaagaatacttaaaaagaaaaagcgctctactagacagctgcctatagaatcaggcgcttcagttcaggaagctcaggagcttatacaaggcagaaattctactatagagcctataactactgcctcagtagatataggcgctccggtagaaagccagcgtatacgtgctccaccaaggtgttctggctgtaatatactagaacataaaattactcagtatcctaatcgtcagactatttaaattttttatagaaatgcacatttttcggtgttttgaatagcttcatttctaggaggtgcgtagagttctggtgtggtggccgctcgcccgggatggccgctcgcccgtggattacgttataATTAtgctacggagtatgttgTTTATGCTTATCTCGTTTGGCTGCCTTAGTCCCACTATCTCGGACTTGACAACTCCTCGCTGCATGCCATGAGCCTTGGCACGGAGGagtctactagtagtactagtCCGGTTGGCATGGATCTCAGTATGTACTCGGTGTCTCCGGTGTCCCTGAAAGGAGATTCCTCTTCCCGAGTCAGACAATCCGAGGGTCATAAGGTacttgtttgtttgtttgaaACAATAACTTTTGTCGAGTATACTTCACGACGTTATTATTTCGTATTCTATGGGGAAAGTGGCCTGACGTCGAGGATCGTTTGAGATATTACAGGGTATACTCATCATGTGGCATTGAGCCACCGTGATAGTACACATCATATAGATAGAGGGTGGGACGCCGTACATAGGTGGATTAAGGCAACAATGGGTGAGTTTGGTCTGCCCTGTAAGTGGGGTGTGGGAAACTATTGCCAGATGGCACTGCAGTAGATGGAGGTCCTTggtttccttcctctttcggaCCTCCGACATCATTTGTTTTGCGTGGGTGACCAAAAGTTGACATAGATATCGGATGAATAATTAGTGAAGGTAATAATAATTACTGGCAGCCGATCCATTGtaaaaagggagaaaaagaaataaggaAAAAATCCCAAGAGTTGTGGCAGCCGCGGGGAACCGACCGGAGATACTGTAGTGGGCAACCTCTCTCAAATGAGAAAGCGGCCAACAACATTTTCCCTCCCGGGCACACACCCACTCCCGCAAatcaaaccaaacccaaagcAGCCCCTCGCTCACCggctctctttctctggccAACCTCTCCGATCTTTTTTTATCGCCCATcccccccctcttccccccccaattcttccattcatccaCATCACAACTTCCTCTCCCCCCcaaaccatcttctcctcttcatccttctaGTGTAGACAGAGAAGCTTTCAAAATGGCCGCCAGCAGTTCTCTCGACCATTTGAGCAACCGTATGAAGCTGGAGTGGCACTCCAAGCTGAACACGGAGATGGTGCCCGCGAAGAACTTCCGCCGCACCTCCATCATTGGCACCATTGGTATGTGTTTACCATAAAACGCTCAGGGCTCCTTGTCCTCCCCTCACCCTATACCAGGTGCCAGTAATTCGTATGGATGGTGCTAACGTTCTTTTCTGATTGCAGGCCCTAAGACCAActcggtggagaagatcaacgcTCTCCGCAGATGTACGGCGAAGTCCGATGATCCCCATAATTTCTTTAGCTGACAACGATTCAATAGCCGGTCTCAATGTTGTTCGTATGAACTTCTCCCACGGTTCGTATGAGGTGAGCTGAGCACTGTCCGCGGGGTTCTGTCTTTTCGTCGTAGGTCTTGTTTGCTAACTTTCACCACAGTACCACCAGTCCGTTATCGACAACGCCCGTGAGGCCGCCAGAGTCCAGACCGGACGTCCCCTCGCCATTGCTCTTGATACCGTAAGTCTGGACCGGAGCTTTTTCAGGGTTAAACAATACTAACAGGCATTGCAGAAAGGACCTGAAATCCGTACTGGAAACACTACCGATGATAAGGATATCCCCATCAAGGAGGGTCACGAGCTCAACATCACCACTGATGAGAAGTACGCTAATGCTAGCGACGACCAGAACATGTGAGTCTTCATATCGATTCTCCAGACCAATCCGTGAATGGCTTGGTAGGAAGCCCGGCTTGTTCAGACTAACAAGGTAATTGTTAGGTACCTGGACTATAAGAACATTACCAATGTGATCGCTCCCGGAAAGCTCATCTATGTCGACGATGGTATCCTCTCCTTCCAGGTTCTGGAGGTCGTTGACGACAAGACCCTGCGCGTCAAGTGTCTTAACAATGGCAACATCTCCTCTCGCAAGGGTGTTAACCTGCCCGGCACCGATGTTGACCTTCCCGCCCTTTCCGAGAAGGATATCAGTGATCTCAAGTTCGGTGTCAAGAACGGCGTCGACATGATCTTTGCCTCGTTCATTCGTCGGGGAAGTGACATCCGCCACATTCGTGACGTGTTGGGTGAAGAGGGTAAGGAGATTCAGATCATCGCCAAGATTGAGAACCAGCAGGGTGTCAACAACTTCGACGAGATTCTCGAGGAGACTGACGGTGTTATGGTCGCCCGTGGTGATCTTGGTATCGAAATCCCCGCCCCCAAGGTCTTCATCGctcagaagatgatgatcgccAAGTGCAACATCAAGGGCAAGCCTGTCATCTGTGCCACTCAAATGCTCGAGTCCATGACATACAACCCTCGCCCCACTCGTGCCGAGGTGTCCGATGTCGCTAACGCTGTTCTTGACGGAGCCGACTGTGTCATGCTTTCTGGTGAGACCGCTAAGGGCTCATACCCTTGTGAGGCTGTTAAGATGATGAGCGAGACCTGTTTGCTCGCCGAGGTTGCCATTCCCCACTTCAATGTCTTTGACGAGTTGCGCAACCTCGCTCCCCGCCCCACTGATACTGTGGAAtccatcgccatggctgccgtTAGCGCCAGTCTTGAGCTTAACGCCGGTGCCATTGTTGTCTTGACCACCAGGTACGTATCGCTTGCTCCCGTCGAATTGGACGTGTTAGCTAATTGGCTGGTGAAGTGGTAACACTGCTCGCCTTCTTTCCAAGTACCGCCCTGTGTGCCCCATCCTGATGGTCACCCGTAACCCTAGAGCTTCGAGGGTAAGTTGCCTATTATGTATATCATCTATCGTCATGAATTGCGCTGACCGGTCTGTCTTAGTATTCTCACCTCTACCGTGGTGTCTGgcccttcctcttccccgagAACAAGCCCGACTTCAACGTCAAGATCTGGCAGGAGGACGTTGACCGCCGTCTCAAGTGGGCTATCTCCCACGGTATCAAGCTCGGTATCATCAACAAGGGAGACAACATTGTCTGTGTCCAGGGTTGGCGCGGAGGCCAGGGCCACACCAACACCGTCCGTGTGGTCCCAGCTGAGGAGAACCTTGGTCTGATTGAGTAAATCCAGACAGCAGTATCACCCTTGGTGCATGACGTGGTAACGACAGCAACTGGGTAGGTAAGTAGCGACGAGGGTGTGTCCTCAGAGTCGTAAACGGGTCTCGGCTAAGTTCGACGAGCGGAAAGCTCCGCCCACTTCAAAGTGATCCCCTGTACCCCGAATCCTTCCATGCGAGATTCATTAGTCGGGAGGGTGTagcttggcggtggtgtcAGGTGAATGGCCGTGTGCTCTTATCTGTCCCATTCGGTCTGGAAGCGCACACGAGGAGAATCACCTTCAGGACATAATCTGTATTCATCTTGAGTTGGCGTTAGTTAGCCTGCCTGctttttggtggtttcttGCGATCAAAAGCTAGATTAATGATCTTCATGTTCACATTCATAATAATCAGATTCGTCAATTGAGTTCGAGGGACAGGATCCACGTTAGGTTAAGACGGAGAAAAGTCTCGAGTCACTGTAGGTTAGTCACATTCCAGGTATGGGTTTTGGTTCCGTAGGTCAAGAGCCAGATACCCCGTACATAGCAAGGCGATTGAGGGAGCAAATCATTCTCCTCGAAGGAtagggagaaagaagaagtagaaagGAAGAGCGCGATCTTCCCCTCTTAACAAGaaccgaaaaagaaaataaaaaaaaaaaatgaatgCGGGGAATACCCTCTACCGAGGCTGCAGTAAATGCAAATGCCTCATAGAAGACTTGCATGTCTCATTGCCAAGGATGTATGGTAGCGGACCTTTTAAAAAAGGACATTGATCCTGTCTCATAACATTTGAGAAACAACCCTCGAAACTGTCTCTACCCTAGAGTACAGAAAGCGAAGGATCagataagaaagaaagaaaggggggaaaaaaaagaaaggtacagggaagggaaaagataTACTCCCCCGAAGCATATGCATTGGAATGGTGTGCAGAGCAAATCAAATTCCCGAAGTGTCCCGAATTTTGCCGAGATTTTCGGGAGGACGGTGGTCGGTGAAACGGAACGAGTATAAGCATCGATCACTAGCCATGTACGTAATATGGTCTGGGCATTGCCATCTGGGtgggttctcttttcttgcctttttctttggtttcgtCGTTCAAAACTTTGGAAAATACTGGAGGTTCAACCGGGACTGTTTTCAGCTTTCACGTGGACTTGgcatagatagatagatacatGGGATTGGTATGAAGACACTGAAACACAAGTGCACAACGCCGTTTTTCATAATACAGCCCCAGTCAATACATTAGATTAATACATCTCGGGATTGATAATCATAGGGGAATGCTCAAAAAGGAACCTCCAAAAGGGGAGTATGCGCAGTTCGCTATGCTGATGCCGTGAACGCCTTCGCTATGTCGCTATCTTCATAAGGAATTAATGGATCGTGTCATAAAAATCATATActttcatcgtcatcatagAGATCAAGCTAGATAGTCCTTTAGGAACCACCTGATTCATTTCCTTCGGCAGTGTCGCCATCCAACGCATGGTATGCCTGGCCTGGAGGTTGCTCTACCGGAGTGTACCGATACATCTGGGGCTGTTGGAATTGACTCCAACAGCTGGAGGTATCATCAGCGAACTAAATCCATGTAAATCTTACGAGGACTGACTAACCTTGGTGCTTGAAGAACGTATCGGGCCATTGCTTCCCTGAACCGACTCTTGTATTCCTTGGGACTGGTCACAGTGGGCCGGTTCTTACCACCACCGGCGAATCCACGGTCCTTGATCCATGATTCTAATTTCTTGTCCCACGTATAGGTACGGATGCAGTCGATAACACCGACTACCAACTCCGACCGGCTCTCGTCAATAGCAATCATAAGTGAATAATCCATGACATTTTGACGGCCCAGGAAGAGAGTGTCGTTCCAAACACTTTGGCTCAGAAGCTTTTTAGAGTGCTCTCGGGTGAAGAGCGGTGTCTCGTAGATGAAATCCACCATGTTCTCATCAAGCAGGACCTCGTTGCGTTCCCCGGTGCTCTGTACCTTGCGATTCCTCATCGAGCCCTTGAGGTCGAAAATCCGCGTCGGAACGCGGTCGTAGAACAGGTTTTCCattaataaaagaaaccAGTTAAACTCGGTGCCTGTGGCAGGATTCTTGATTATCACTTGGTAGAATCCGAACATCTTGGCGATCGCAGACGGTAACTCATGGAATAGTGCTTCAGACATGATCTGGAAATACGCTGGAGCAAACTTGAGGAAAGCCTGGGTCTCGATAGTCGACAGCGATTTCAGAATGAACCGATCGTCCAGCGTCTTCAAGAAAATggattttgttttccctccctttGAATCCCATTTTGCACATCGGGATAGTGATTCTACAATACGCTCGGCAATTCCGCACTTCTTCCTCAAAGCATCGAACTGTTCAGCGTAAAACACCTTGCAAAGCATTTTTGCCTGACCTTCCTGGAACTGATACTTGAGGTGCGTCCCCGTAGATCTCAAAAGAGCATGCTCAACCCGTGCTTCATTCATCGCATCTGGTCCTTCCCCCAGATCCGTGTCTTTCTCATCGAGCTCCTCATAGCGTTTCTGGATGCTCGCTAGCTTTTCCTTATAATCGTGAGAGTCTAAAGCGAAGGCAATGAGCGAGCTCGGTTCATCCTCGCGTACGATAATATCGCAATCTGCAAAAACATGGTCGGACATGGTTAATGGATATTCGAGGGGAGTCCATCCACTGGCAGAACGCTCCGACCAGAAGTTTGTTAGCAGTTTCAGAAGCGTGCTTCTTTCGTGTTTTGGGAACTCTTTCAGGTCCAGCTGTTCATCTTCCGGTGACATCTTGGGCAGTTCTTCATTTGAATCTGTGACTTGTAGCCCATTCACTGAAGAGCGATCCTCATCGCTATGTACCTCCTCTGCTTCGCCTTCCGAAAAGATTGGATCCGTACTTTGAATGAGGCTGTCAGCTTCCACTGGCGTGGTTGGAGGCTCCTGCGAAGTAagatcttttctttgtccttcttgcAACGGTCTTGCCGGGAGTGCTTCGCCGTCTTTGCTTGAGTCGTCTATGGAAGTCCGCGATGCGGATGAGAGGAGGTCCTCCCCTTCACCCGAAGGCTCTCGTTCCTCAACTGCTTCCCTAACATTTTTGTACACCTCCACAATCGGCTTTGAACTTGCAAGCGGAAATGCACGAGATTGTGAACGCTTGGCGGCTCTCTGGGCTCTTTCACGTTGTCGCTCCTTTTCGAACTCTCGGCTCAATTGCTCGAAGTGCTtggccagagaagaaacacgCGGGTGACCCTTTCTTGTCGGTATTGAACGAGGTATCAAAGATGGGCCGGGCGTGAGTCTTCCGTTTCGGAAGGCATTAAGACCGAACCGTTCTGATAGCTTTTTGTCTGGGCCCTTGAACCTCACTTCATAAGGAGGGGGGCTAACAGCACCGTCGCGACCGCCAATTCTCCCAGTGTTAATCCTGAACCCTTTCAGGGGACTGTTGTCATACACAGTTTCCTTCTGGAACTGCACTGGCTGTGACTGAGCACGGAACAGGGGTGGAGAAGTTGCCTTTGCATTGCGCCTAGTAGCACCCTCGGCTGGCCGTGGAATTGCTGAACGGTATTGgtttggagaagaattgGGAGAGTGTATTGGTTTTTCAGTATCATAGTCCCGCTGGCTTAGCGCCTGGGAGTCTCCTTGCTCGGGAATAATGGCCTCCAGAGCGCCTTTACTCGAATCGATTGCTAATGGTTCTGATTCAGGTTTACCCACCGTGCTCTGCGCATTCATATCCACGAGTGTCTGTTCATGTTGGGTTGAAGGCAACGCTAGGTCCAGGTGCTGCACTTCTTTTTTCGCCATGGCTTCGTctgcaggagaagatgatagCCTTTCCTCTGGTGCAGGTGTGGGGCTGTGTGCATCAGTTTCTTCAACCTTCGCGGAGCCGTTATCTTGGCCGTCAGCTTTCTGCTCTTTGCCCGAGTgttcttcaacaacagatACTAGGACATCTTGCGCCTTCTCCGGAGACAAAGTCATGCGACGCATCGGACGTGGCTTTTCCGGTTCTTCAGTATTCTCACTCTCAGGTTCCGTAGGGGTAACCAGGGCCTCTTCAGTTGAAGTAAGAGAAGTAACAGATGCATCCTTATCCAAGAATattttcttcaactgcaaTGTTGCCAGCCTCCTAATATCCTTCTcggaaggaaagaagttcTTTTCGAATTCCGCAAATGCGGTATCCCATTCAACAACTTTCTCCTGAGCAAAACGTGCCACTTCGTTCAAAGGTGTGATCTCCCAATAACGGGAGTTGATATACTTGTCTTGCAATTGTTTGATCAGAGCGGCATGATCTTCGTTAGCCTTTTTGGTTAGGGCCTCAACTTCTCGCTTGCAATCTTCTGCCAGCTTTGGAATGACACTTTCAACATTAATGCCTTTCAAGCGCGCTTTGACAGAGAGCATGAACTTGTTCAGACGCTGTTCAATCTTGAGATAAATGTCATTCCTGAGCTTTAGATCGTTGTCCACTTTCCACGTAACCCGTGTTCTTGGAACGATGATCTCAAGTAGATTGATGGGGTCGTAGTGGATGCGTAAGGCAACATCTTTGAAGCCGAAGTAGCGGAGGTGATCACGCTGCAAATCGTGTGGACAGACGCCAGCCCGGGCATGAAGGTTCTTGCTCCAAAAGGAGAGCTCCAAATATTTCCCAAACGAATACTTCCACGTACTCTCAGACATAGGGAAAACCTGGGTTTCATTCCCACATATTTTACAGGCACTCCACATCAGAATTGTGTCCTGAAGACCGCGGAGTTTCGAAGGATACGGTTGAATGAACACGCTTATTTGGGCTTCTCCGTGTACGTACTGACGGTGATGTTCAAACATCCGCTTCTCACAACCATTTACGTTGCAAATGGCGTTGGCATTGAGGCATATATCCTCCACATATTGGCCAAGCGCACAATCGGGTTCAAACATCGCGTCATCACCATGCTCGTTATAGTATTCCAAAGCAAGAAGATCCGGGCCTGAACAGGGGATTGATGACGTAGTGCAGACAAGACTGAAGAGAACGACTATATTCTGATGTGAATATGGGTCAAAAACGCCCGCTGCTCCAGCAATATAGGCTTCCCATTGACGTTTCTGAGTTTGATAGTTATGCAGGGCTCTGTCATATTCGG from Aspergillus oryzae RIB40 DNA, chromosome 1 encodes the following:
- a CDS encoding pyruvate kinase CDC19 (pyruvate kinase); the protein is MAASSSLDHLSNRMKLEWHSKLNTEMVPAKNFRRTSIIGTIGPKTNSVEKINALRRSGLNVVRMNFSHGSYEYHQSVIDNAREAARVQTGRPLAIALDTKGPEIRTGNTTDDKDIPIKEGHELNITTDEKYANASDDQNMYLDYKNITNVIAPGKLIYVDDGILSFQVLEVVDDKTLRVKCLNNGNISSRKGVNLPGTDVDLPALSEKDISDLKFGVKNGVDMIFASFIRRGSDIRHIRDVLGEEGKEIQIIAKIENQQGVNNFDEILEETDGVMVARGDLGIEIPAPKVFIAQKMMIAKCNIKGKPVICATQMLESMTYNPRPTRAEVSDVANAVLDGADCVMLSGETAKGSYPCEAVKMMSETCLLAEVAIPHFNVFDELRNLAPRPTDTVESIAMAAVSASLELNAGAIVVLTTSGNTARLLSKYRPVCPILMVTRNPRASRYSHLYRGVWPFLFPENKPDFNVKIWQEDVDRRLKWAISHGIKLGIINKGDNIVCVQGWRGGQGHTNTVRVVPAEENLGLIE